The following are encoded in a window of Rosa chinensis cultivar Old Blush chromosome 4, RchiOBHm-V2, whole genome shotgun sequence genomic DNA:
- the LOC112197250 gene encoding uncharacterized protein LOC112197250, producing the protein MEASASIEPRAICPWSFLNPAPALENSSPPLAQTTKPKTFASIVSGSVESTVALSQLLAPVVRGDTTYVKINEALYQEQLKTFKTNLIGRLLLRKGSAPLKLHDLKASLTSLWNPSSPWRLVPLGKGYFDIHFDTESDMRRIWGGGTCTLASGLFRLSQWQPDFKPGDNLPQTHSQIWVRFYGLSQDYWHPQHLMEIAHGVGTPLQLDRATKDRAFGYFARVLVDVDLASNLPSSLMVERENHCFPIEVIYENMCYNCGMVGHTIDRCKRIIKDVNNSHHLNGGVGKKQQIKPVVRQEYRVKPKIQAQHPPTCLTDNEPQPNKEAEIQNFANEVLLKVVDQELDRIADLVINEPVITQQELPSTDMEPVVQKISSSTNDRDIGTLSLDT; encoded by the coding sequence ATGGAGGCTTCTGCTTCCATCGAGCCAAGGGCGATCTGTCCTTGGTCTTTTCTGAATCCGGCCCCTGCCTTGGAAAACTCCTCTCCGCCACTGGCACAGACAACCAAACCAAAGACGTTCGCTTCTATTGTCTCTGGGTCAGTCGAATCCACAGTTGCTCTTAGCCAACTGCTTGCTCCTGTTGTTCGTGGTGATACGACCTATGTCAAGATTAATGAAGCTTTGTATCAGGAACAACTGAAGACCTTCAAAACCAATTTGATTGGTAGATTACTTCTGCGCAAGGGATCTGCTCCATTGAAGCTTCATGATTTGAAGGCCTCCCTTACTTCTTTATGGAATCCTTCATCACCCTGGAGATTGGTCCCTTTGGGGAAGGGATATTTTGATATTCATTTTGATACAGAATCAGATATGCGAAGAATTTGGGGTGGGGGTACTTGTACTTTGGCTAGCGGGTTGTTTCGTCTCTCCCAATGGCAGCCGGATTTCAAGCCAGGGGACAATCTCCCTCAGACTCATTCGCAAATTTGGGTTAGGTTTTATGGATTGAGTCAAGACTACTGGCACCCGCAGCATCTAATGGAGATTGCTCATGGAGTGGGCACACCTTTGCAATTGGACAGGGCTACTAAAGATAGAGCATTTGGCTATTTTGCAAGAGTTCTTGTGGATGTTGATCTAGCTAGTAATCTACCTTCTAGTCTGATGGTTGAAAGGGAGAACCATTGTTTTCCAATTGAAGTTATTTATGAGAATATGTGTTATAATTGTGGAATGGTTGGACACACCATTGATCGTTGCAAGCGCATCATCAAAGATGTTAACAATTCTCATCATCTTAATGGTGGTGTAGGGAAGAAACAACAAATTAAGCCTGTGGTTAGGCAAGAGTACCGTGTAAAGCCCAAGATCCAAGCTCAACATCCTCCAACTTGTCTGACTGACAATGAGCCTCAACCCAATAAGGAAGCTGAGATTCAAAATTTTGCAAACGAGGTGCTACTCAAGGTAGTGGATCAGGAGCTCGATCGCATTGCCGATCTGGTGATCAATGAGCCAGTGATCACTCAGCAGGAACTACCTTCTACTGATATGGAACCTGTGgttcaaaaaatttcttctaGCACCAATGATAGGGATATTGGCACTTTATCTTTGGACACCTAG
- the LOC112197752 gene encoding TMV resistance protein N has protein sequence MASLTNEAAANSSSSLPLSSTEQNHYTYEVFLSFRGEDTRFNFTDHLHTALDDRGIKTFIDDELRRGEEISAALLKAIEESRVSVIIFSQNYASSRWCLDELVKILECRKSKGQEVRPVFYKVDPSDVRHQSGAFGVAFATVDQCKYKNNMDKWKAALKEAADLSGWPFKDGESEAKFVKKIVGELSARVVNPSCELHVTEHPIGLQSCRQDVIRLLHAEENVVRMVGIWGPGGIGKTTIAKDVFNSIHRKFEGTCFLADVRSNSNDIAKLQETLLLDILGDPDLKVSNVDKGVSLIKTRMRCKTVLLILDDVSDYSQLQKLVPSPDCFGLGSRILITTRDKGWLTSRVDEVYKVKMLNDDQALELFSLHAFKSNGPLDDYLELARRAVHYAGGLPLALILLGSHLYSKSRDEWEATLDGCRGEDPHRKIKRVLQISYDALGTDLKGCFLDIACFFKGEYVDDVKPILEACYDLKSGYGIPQLEEKALIRIDKDWKGSSIWMHDLIEEMGKDMACQKGEPGKSSRLWNYDDIYHVLTDNIGTETIKGIQVQAVKWDQRYDEICLNAKSFSEMKYLRYFSSSSSIEYSGNIDYLPNELRWLNWSSCPIQSFPSNFYPRKLVRLNITYSPRITRLWEGVKNSPFLTHMDLRGCKSLTELPDFARIPNLKVLNLDGCESLVEVHQSIGSLHKLVTLDLGGCFNIVKLPSEISLKSLLALDLSDCTRLEEFPKITGKMDSLTELNLRSSGIIELHQSIENLTGLKRLCLVDCKNLATLPCSICELQNLVLLDVSGCSKLVTFPTKASISHDHDSGSLVLPKLRVLRINGCNLSTADFIGSLDCLETLTELDLSSNNFVNVPVLARFVKLPRIELYCCKRLQEIPELPPNILYVNAWNCESLERFSIWPKSLKMLQMNLWNCHRFSYNLENILLNNQNNCRFSLVLPGSEVPKWFHCSKEVGAKEKGWNRTCAISFEIPSKLNWNNIGVAVCSVSVEERLVGADIFINGVFVRRGSKLPSCFYPTKDHMWVTYIPLSDEIKGKVDQKGWSRYHCRVQFYSSYDAPMKSCGVHLVCQPPKEPVDESGMLDCFSWFSTIEDYCESVVGLDIRDYESLDTEGTSELLDTGGTSESSAHYYQSPDREGASLSIKDDAEEEPTLSSQLSLSSKPQKRYRTFLDGEESSTENPPKRQRAAGQPSMVHFAHDP, from the exons ATGGCTTCTCTGACCAATGAAGCAGCAGCcaattcatcttcttctctcccaCTTTCTTCTACTGAGCAAAATCATTACACATACGAGGTCTTCCTGAGTTTTCGAGGCGAGGATACGCGCTTTAATTTCACAGATCATTTGCACACCGCTTTGGATGACAGGGGAATTAAGACCTTCATAGATGATGAACTCAGAAGAGGAGAGGAAATATCCGCGGCTCTTCTCAAAGCAATTGAGGAGTCAAGAGTTTCAGTCATCATCTTCTCTCAAAATTATGCTTCGTCAAGGTGGTGCTTAGATGAGCTGGTCAAGATACTTGAATGCAGAAAATCCAAAGGACAGGAGGTTAGACCTGTATTTTACAAGGTTGATCCCTCAGATGTACGACACCAAAGTGGTGCTTTCGGTGTGGCATTTGCTACGGTTGATCAATGCAAATACAAGAATAACATGGACAAATGGAAGGCAGCTCTCAAGGAAGCGGCAGATTTGTCTGGATGGCCTTTCAAGGATGGCGA GTCCGAGGCTAAATTTGTCAAGAAGATTGTTGGGGAGTTGTCCGCCCGAGTAGTAAACCCTTCATGTGAGTTGCACGTTACAGAACATCCAATTGGATTGCAGTCTTGTAGACAAGATGTCATCAGACTTCTACATGCTGAGGAAAATGTTGTTCGCATGGTAGGCATATGGGGGCCTGGTGGAATAGGAAAGACCACAATTGCGAAAGATGTGTTTAATTCTATTCACCGTAAGTTTGAAGGTACTTGTTTTTTAGCGGATGTTAGATCAAATTCAAATGACATAGCCAAACTGCAAGAGACACTTTTGCTTGATATTTTAGGCGACCCAGATTTGAAGGTGAGCAATGTTGATAAAGGAGTCAGTTTGATAAAGACAAGGATGCGATGTAAAACAGTTCTCTTAATCCTTGATGACGTGAGTGATTATAGCCAATTACAGAAGTTAGTTCCATCCCCTGATTGTTTTGGGCTGGGTAGTAGAATTCtcataacaacaagagataaaGGCTGGCTAACTAGTCGAGTTGATGAAGTGTATAAGGTCAAAATGTTAAATGATGATCAAGCTTTGGAGTTGTTTAGCTTGCATGCATTCAAAAGTAATGGACCTCTGGATGATTACCTGGAGCTTGCACGACGTGCGGTACACTATGCCGGGGGCCTTCCATTAGCTTTGATACTTTTAGGCTCTCATCTGTATTCTAAAAGCAGAGATGAGTGGGAAGCCACATTAGATGGTTGTAGAGGCGAAGATCCCCACCGAAAGATAAAAAGGGTTCTCCAAATAAGTTATGATGCTCTAGGAACAGATTTAAAAGGATGTTTTCTTGATATCGCTTGTTTTTTTAAGGGTGAGTATGTAGACGATGTGAAACCAATACTAGAAGCTTGCTACGACCTCAAATCAGGGTATGGTATTCCACAACTCGAAGAAAAGGCCTTAATAAGAATTGACAAAGATTGGAAGGGCAGTAGTATTTGGATGCATGACTTGATAGAAGAAATGGGTAAAGACATGGCATGTCAAAAGGGTGAGCCCGGCAAAAGCAGTAGATTGTGGAACTACGATGATATCTACCATGTTTTAACAGATAATATA GGAACAGAGACAATAAAAGGCATTCAAGTACAGGCTGTAAAGTGGGACCAAAGATACGATGAGATATGTTTGAATGCTAAAAGCTTTTCAGAGATGAAATATCTCAGATACTTTTCTAGCAGCAGTTCTATAGAGTATTCTGGGAACATTGATTATCTACCCAACGAGTTGAGGTGGCTTAATTGGTCCAGTTGTCCGATACAATCGTTTCCTTCAAATTTTTATCCAAGGAAACTTGTAAGGCTCAATATTACTTACAGCCCTCGCATCACACGACTATGGGAGGGAGTTAAG AATTCTCCATTTCTAACACATATGGATTTAAGAGGCTGTAAATCCCTAACAGAACTCCCAGACTTCGCCCGAATACCCAATTTAAAAGTGCTGAACTTAGATGGTTGTGAAAGTTTAGTTGAGGTTCATCAGTCTATTGGATCCCTACATAAGCTTGTGACCTTAGATCTTGGAGGCTGCTTTAACATTGTTAAGTTGCCCAGCGAAATTAGCTTGAAGTCTCTCCTTGCTCTGGATCTTAGTGATTGCACTAGGCTAGaggaatttccaaaaattactgGAAAGATGGATTCATTGACAGAGTTGAATCTAAGAAGCAGTGGCATTATAGAATTGCATCAGTCAATTGAAAATCTCACTGGGCTTAAACGGTTATGTCTAGTAGACTGTAAAAATCTTGCAACTCTACCATGCAGCATATGTGAGTTACAAAATCTAGTTCTCCTAGATGTGAGTGGATGCTCAAAACTTGTTACATTTCCAACAAAAGCAAGCATTTCACATGATCATGACAGTGGTTCACTAGTGCTTCCCAAGCTCCGTGTACTCAGAATCAACGGATGTAATTTATCAACTGCTGATTTCATTGGGAGTCTTGATTGCTTGGAAACATTAACCGAACTTGATCTCTCAAGTAACAATTTTGTTAATGTTCCTGTACTTGCCAGATTTGTCAAGTTGCCAAGGATTGAATTGTATTGTTGCAAGAGACTTCAAGAGATTCCCGAGCTTCCACCAAATATACTCTATGTAAATGCGTGGAATTGCGAATCACTGGAGAGATTTTCTATATGGCCCAAGTCTTTGAAAATGCTACAGATGAACTTGTGGAATTGCCATAGATTTAGTTACAATCTGGAAAATATTTTGCTGAATAACCAG AACAACTGCCGGTTTAGTCTTGTATTACCGGGTAGTGAGGTTCCGAAGTGGTTCCATTGTTCGAAGGAGGTTGGTGCTAAGGAAAAAGGCTGGAACAGGACATGTGCAATTTCTTTTGAAATCCCAAGCAAATTGAATTGGAATAACATAGGAGTGGCTGTTTGTTCTGTTTCAGTTGAGGAACGTCTCGTAGGAGCTGATATTTTCATCAATGGGGTATTCGTACGTCGGGGTTCCAAGTTGCCCAGTTGCTTCTATCCAACGAAAGACCATATGTGGGTAACTTATATTCCATTATCTGATGAAATAAAGGGAAAGGTGGATCAAAAGGGTTGGTCGCGTTATCACTGTCGAGTTCAATTTTACTCCTCGTATGATGCTCCAATGAAAAGCTGTGGGGTTCACCTCGTATGCCAACCACCAAAGGAACCTGTCGATGAGAGTGGTATGCTCGACTGCTTTTCGTGGTTTTCGACAATTGAAGATTATTGTGAATCAGTGGTCGGCCTAGACATAAGAGATTATGAATCACTAGACACAGAGGGGACATCAGAGTTACTAGACACAGGGGGGACGTCGGAGTCAAGTGCACATTATTATCAATCACCGGACAGAGAGGGGGCGTCGCTGTCAATTAAAGATGATGCTGAAGAAGAGCCAACTCTGTCGTCACAGCTTTCTTTGTCTTCCAAACCTCAGAAACGATACCGCACATTCTTAGATGGTGAAGAATCATCAACAGAGAATCCTCCAAAACGACAACGCGCTGCCGGGCAACCATCAATGGTCCATTTTGCTCATGATCCCTGA